The Candidatus Eisenbacteria bacterium genome segment TCCCGGATGCGTCGCGACGACCACCAAGCGCTTGATCTCGGGAGCAGCCCCGGGGAACAGGGACGCCGTATGCCCGTCCGCGCCGAGTCCCTGGAGGGCGAGGTCGAACGAGGGCATCGTTCGCATCGGTGTCTGGAACCGCGAGCGAAGCAGCGTCTCGTACTCCCGCGCGGCGTGCTCCGGATCGGAATCTTCACCGTGTATGCGGTGAACGCGAGGAGCGTTCGGCCCGAGCGGCTCCAGGAGCGACCGGCGGATCATGCGGAAGTTCGATTCGGGATGATCCGGCACGACGCATCGCTCGTCTCCCAGGAAGCACTCGATCGTCCTCCAGTAGGCCGCCGGGAAGCGCCCGGGCTCGCTCAGGGTGCGATAGAGGCTCTCCGGGGTGGACCCGCCCGGCAGGAGAACGCGGCGCGGCACGTCCGGCGTGCCGCCCTCGAGCGCCTCCCGCCACGCCTCGACCGCGAGCTCCACCGCGTGATCGGGCGTCTCGCCGATCCGGATCTCGGGACCGTCGCTCATCGCGCGACCCCCTCGTCGGGAAGCGAGATCTCCGCCGCGACGCGCGCGGCCGCGCCCAGGACGCGGTTTGGCCGGTGGCGGTGCATCTCCGTGAGGATCAAGGAAACGAGGTCGCGCGCGGCGAACGGAATCTCGTACCGACCCGGGTCGGGAGCGCGGACCTCGACCGTGGCGACCGAAGCGCCGGGCGCGTGCGTCATCGCTACGTCCAGCCGTCCTCGCTCGCGAGCGACGAGCTCGAGGCGGAGGAGTTCCCGTCCGGGCGCGCCGGAGCGCGCGACGCGGATCACGCCCGTGCCGCCGTCCGGCTTTCGAAACCGCGTCTCACCGCCGGTTCCGCGGGGAGCGCTCCACCGAAGCCGGGAGGCGATCCATCCGGCGAGCAGGGGAGCGCCCGGGCCGCAGGGCGCATCCCTTCCCACTTCCACCGTGATCTCGCCCACGTCCTGGAGCCGTGGCGTGAGGCGGCTCGTGTCGAAGGCGTCCGCCACGGCCTCGCGCCAGGGTGCGAGACACGACCAGGAGAGGTCCCGCAGCCGTGCCTCCTCGTCTTCGGCGATCCGCATCCAGAGCGTCCGCCGGTCCGCGCCGGGCGGGAGGTTCGCGGAATCCATGAGCCTGAGGTCCGCGCGCTCCGAGATCTCCTCGACCCACGCCGGCGTCGGTCCCGTGCGGAGGTCGAGGAGCGTGAGCGGGAGATTCCCGACCAGGAGCGATCGCACCGCGCTCGGCACGAGCGGACCGGCCCCGGCGCCCCCGCGCAGCACGATCTGCTCGCTGCAGACGTAGCCGCCCGCGGGCCGAAGATGGCAGAGCGCCGCGACCTCGCCGCTCAGCTCGCGGGGCGTCTCGCCGTGATCGATCTCCACGAGGAGCAGCCGCGACGGATGGCGGCGCGTCACCTCGACCAGCGTCGGCGCGAACCTCCGGTGGCTCTCGGGATCGACCGGGGTCACGAGATTGCAGAGCGCGGCGCGGTAGATGCCGCCGGCCCCCTCGCGCGCGGTGGAGGCCGACTTCCACATCGCCCGCAGGTCGCGGTCGAGCTCGCTTACAGGCGGAGCCATTTCCGTCCATCCCTCTGGATCAGCGCGTCGGCCTCGCGCGGTCCCCAGCGGCCCGCAGGGTATCTCGCGAGCGGCGGCTCGCCGCGCGTCTCCCACCCCTTCGCGATCGAGTCGACGACCTCCCACGCCAGCTCCAC includes the following:
- a CDS encoding 6-phosphogluconolactonase, which gives rise to MSDGPEIRIGETPDHAVELAVEAWREALEGGTPDVPRRVLLPGGSTPESLYRTLSEPGRFPAAYWRTIECFLGDERCVVPDHPESNFRMIRRSLLEPLGPNAPRVHRIHGEDSDPEHAAREYETLLRSRFQTPMRTMPSFDLALQGLGADGHTASLFPGAAPEIKRLVVVATHPG
- a CDS encoding glucose-6-phosphate dehydrogenase assembly protein OpcA; translation: MAPPVSELDRDLRAMWKSASTAREGAGGIYRAALCNLVTPVDPESHRRFAPTLVEVTRRHPSRLLLVEIDHGETPRELSGEVAALCHLRPAGGYVCSEQIVLRGGAGAGPLVPSAVRSLLVGNLPLTLLDLRTGPTPAWVEEISERADLRLMDSANLPPGADRRTLWMRIAEDEEARLRDLSWSCLAPWREAVADAFDTSRLTPRLQDVGEITVEVGRDAPCGPGAPLLAGWIASRLRWSAPRGTGGETRFRKPDGGTGVIRVARSGAPGRELLRLELVARERGRLDVAMTHAPGASVATVEVRAPDPGRYEIPFAARDLVSLILTEMHRHRPNRVLGAAARVAAEISLPDEGVAR